The Burkholderia cepacia ATCC 25416 genome includes a window with the following:
- the argC gene encoding N-acetyl-gamma-glutamyl-phosphate reductase: MSQPTVYIDGDQGTTGLQIHERLRGRTDLRLVALPEAERKDPVRRAEAINAADIAILCLPDAAAREAVGFIRNPAVRVIDASSAHRTQPEWVYGFPEMADGQARAIAHARRVTNPGCYPTGAVGLLRPLLQAGLLPRDYPVSIHAVSGYSGGGRAAVDAFESDGASRAKPLQIYGLALAHKHPPEIQLHAGLANRPLFVPAYGAYRQGIVLTVPIELRLLPAGVTGEQLHACLAHHYAESRHVDVTPLADTHAITHLDPQALNGTNDMRLGVFVNAEHGQVLLSAVFDNLGKGASGAAVQNLDLMLGAAGAAKAA; the protein is encoded by the coding sequence ATGAGCCAGCCCACTGTCTACATCGACGGCGATCAAGGGACGACCGGATTGCAGATCCACGAGCGCCTGCGCGGGCGCACCGACTTGCGGCTCGTCGCGCTGCCGGAGGCCGAGCGCAAGGATCCCGTGCGGCGCGCCGAAGCGATCAATGCCGCCGACATCGCGATTCTGTGCCTGCCCGACGCGGCCGCACGCGAAGCGGTCGGCTTCATCCGGAATCCGGCGGTACGCGTGATCGACGCGAGTTCGGCCCATCGCACGCAGCCGGAATGGGTCTACGGCTTTCCCGAGATGGCCGACGGGCAGGCACGGGCGATTGCACACGCACGGCGTGTCACCAATCCGGGCTGCTACCCGACCGGCGCGGTCGGGCTGCTGCGGCCGCTGCTACAGGCCGGGCTGCTGCCGCGCGACTACCCGGTGAGCATCCATGCCGTGTCCGGATACTCGGGCGGCGGGCGGGCTGCCGTCGACGCATTCGAATCGGACGGCGCTTCACGCGCGAAACCGCTGCAGATCTACGGCCTCGCCCTCGCGCACAAGCATCCGCCCGAGATCCAGCTGCATGCCGGTCTGGCGAACCGTCCGTTGTTCGTGCCGGCTTACGGTGCCTATCGGCAAGGCATCGTGCTCACCGTGCCGATCGAGTTGCGGCTGCTCCCTGCCGGTGTGACCGGTGAGCAACTGCATGCATGTCTCGCGCACCATTACGCCGAGTCGCGCCACGTCGACGTCACGCCGCTCGCGGACACGCATGCGATCACGCATCTCGATCCGCAAGCGCTGAACGGCACCAATGACATGCGGCTCGGCGTGTTCGTCAATGCCGAGCACGGCCAGGTGCTGCTGTCCGCCGTGTTCGACAATCTCGGCAAAGGCGCATCCGGCGCAGCCGTGCAGAATCTCGACCTGATGCTCGGGGCGGCAGGCGCGGCAAAAGCGGCGTAA
- a CDS encoding LysR family transcriptional regulator — translation MREISLDRLRTLVAIADQGSFVAAAQLLHLAPPTVSLHIAELESRIGAPLLSRTRGNVRPSPIGEVLVERARRLLAEVESTLDDVQRQVQGLTGRVRLGASTGAIAHLLPQAVARLREQHPDIDVQIAVLTSHDTLARIAQGTLDVGLVALPQTAVAGLSIRAWRRDPVMAFLPADWPLPARVTPGYLAARPLILNDATTRLSRLTTEWFALGGHRPEPRIELNYNDAIKSLVAAGYGATLLPHEAGAPLPDARIVMRALRPALWRELGIAHRAGPVERATQHVLDALWALGAR, via the coding sequence ATGCGGGAGATCAGCCTGGACCGCCTGCGCACGCTGGTCGCCATCGCGGACCAAGGGTCCTTTGTCGCCGCGGCGCAACTGCTTCACCTCGCGCCGCCGACCGTCAGCCTTCACATTGCCGAACTGGAGAGCCGCATCGGCGCGCCGTTGCTGTCCCGCACGCGTGGAAACGTGCGGCCGTCGCCCATCGGTGAAGTGCTGGTGGAGCGCGCGCGCCGCCTGCTGGCCGAGGTCGAATCCACGCTGGACGATGTGCAGCGACAGGTGCAGGGGTTGACCGGACGCGTACGCCTCGGCGCATCGACCGGGGCGATCGCGCACCTGCTGCCGCAGGCGGTGGCCCGCTTGCGCGAGCAGCATCCGGACATCGATGTCCAGATCGCGGTGCTCACGTCGCACGACACGCTGGCGCGCATCGCACAGGGCACGCTCGATGTCGGGCTGGTGGCGCTGCCGCAGACGGCGGTCGCGGGGCTGTCGATTCGCGCGTGGCGGCGCGATCCGGTGATGGCGTTTCTGCCGGCGGACTGGCCGCTTCCGGCGCGCGTGACGCCCGGCTATCTGGCCGCCCGCCCGCTGATTCTCAACGATGCGACCACCCGCCTGTCACGGCTGACGACGGAATGGTTCGCGCTCGGCGGCCACCGGCCGGAGCCGCGGATCGAACTCAACTACAACGATGCGATCAAGAGCCTGGTCGCCGCGGGCTACGGCGCGACGCTGCTGCCGCACGAGGCGGGCGCCCCGCTGCCCGATGCGCGCATCGTCATGCGGGCGTTGCGCCCGGCGTTGTGGCGTGAACTGGGGATCGCCCATCGGGCGGGGCCGGTCGAGCGGGCGACCCAGCATGTACTCGATGCGTTGTGGGCGCTCGGCGCGCGATAG